The DNA window GATTCTGTATAAGCAGAGCGATAACCTCGCGCATTGGCGTTCGTTTGATCTCTTTGTGCGGCTGAGGCCGGGCTTCGTTAACTTTTTTACGTGCCTGGCGCAGGCGGTTATCAAAACCGGTGCGTTCATCGAGCAGTTTTTCTAGTAGCTCCTGAAAGTATGGATCAGGAATCTTGTCTATCAAGGCACTCGCGTAGGCTCTTAACGCTGATTTACCCTCATTATTGCCCAGGTTAATCTGGTGCAACTCAATCAGGTTATCAAACAGGTAATTTGATAATGGTGTTGCCTGTTCTATTTGCTGCTCAAACGCGTCTTTACCGTACTTGCGTACATAGCTGTCCGGGTCTTCGCCGTCAGGCAAAAACAGAAACTTAAGTGTATTTCCTGTTTTCAGATACTGAAGCGCGTTTTCTAATGCTCTCCACGCGGCCTCTTTACCAGCACGGTCTCCGTCATAACAACACACCACCGTATTGGTTTGGCGGAACAGCATTTGAATGTGATCACCGGTTGTTGAGGTGCCGAGTGAAGCAACGGAATAATCTACGCCATACTGAGCCAGTGCGACAACATCCATGTAACCTTCAACCACCAAAACTCGTGGCGGTTCACGGTACGCCTGTAACACTTCGTACAGACCGTAAAGCTCTTTACCTTTATGGAATATTGGTGTTTCTGGCGAGTTGAGGTATTTCGGTGTGCCATCACCCAGTACCCGGCCACCAAAGCCTATAACCCGTCCACGACGGTCTCGGATAGGGAACATCACCCGGCCGCGGAATCTATCGTAGCGGTTGCCTTTGTCGTTCTCTATCAACATGCCGCCAGTCACGAGCATGTCTTGCGCGTCTTTCTGCTGGCCGAAGTTTTTACGGACTAAGTCCCATTCGTCAGCCACATAGCCGATACCAAACTTCTGAACGATTTCGCCTGATAAACCACGGTCTTTCAGGTACTCGATAGCAACTTTGCTTGCTGGCAGTTTTAACTGATTACGATAGAACTGAGCGATGCTGCCCATCAAATCGTAAAGGTTGCGTTTTTCGCTGCTGCTGGCTTGTGGTCCGGACTGAAACTGACCACCACCGCCACTGCGCTGTTCGCGCGGGACATCCAGACCTAAGTATGAGGCCAGTTCTTCAATTGCCTCGACAAAGTCCAGGCGTTCGAATTCCATGATGAAATCGATGGCATTACCATGCACGCCACAACCGAAGCAGTGATAGAACTGCTTTTCTTGGCTGACGCTGAAAGAGGGCGTTTTTTCATTGTGGAATGGACAGCAGGCACCGTAGTTTTTGCCTTTTTTCTTAAGTTTCACGCGCGCGTCGATGATATCGACAATATCAAGTCGAGCCAGGAGATCATCAATAAAACTGCGAGGGATGTGTCCAGCCATAAAACCTAACAAAAAAGAAAAATCATGATTGGTGCGAATGAAGATAAAAGCGTGTATTAAGCTTTATGTTATTTCATTCATCCAGATACAAACAAGCCGTGCGTTCCAAAGGATAGCACGGCTTGCTGCAATTGGTCGGGTGTTAAGCCAATTTAGCGCGAACTAAACCGCTTACTTTACCCATATCTGCACGCCCTTGAATTTGCGGCTTCAGAACACCCATTACTTTGCCCATGTCTTGCATGCCAGCTGCACCAGATTCAGCAATCGCTTTCTCAATAAGAGTAGCCACTTCTTCGTCCGTCAGTGGTTGAGGCATAAAGTCCTCAAGAACGGTAATTTCTGCTTGTTCCGCATCAGCAAGATCTTGGCGACCCGCTGCTTCAAACTGCGATACAGAGTCGCGACGCTGTTTAACCATTTTCGTCAATACTGCAAGAATGTCGTCGTCGTTCAGAGTGATCTGTTCGTCAACTTCACGTTGCTTGATTGCCGCTAAGGCTAAACGAATAGTGCCAAGGCGCAATTTGTCCTTGGCTTTCATCGCTAATTTTTGCTCTTCTTTGAGTTGGTCAATAAGAGCCATAACTAAATTCCTTTACCGGAGCTCAGTTATTAGTACAGGCGAACGCGACGAGCGTTTTCGCGAGCTAGCTTCTTAGCGTGACGCTTTTGAGCTGCTGCTTTAGCGCGTTTGCGAACTGTAGTTGGTTTTTCGTAGTGCTCACGACGACGCACTTCAGAAAGGATACCTGCTTTTTCGCAAGAGCGCTTGAAACGACGTAGAGCAACGTCGAACGGTTCGTTTTCACGTACTTTAACTACTGGCATATGCCTTTCACCTCAGGGGTTATTCGTTAATGCTGATATTCTGCAGACCAAATCACAAATGATTGGTCATTTACCAGCTGATCAAAAATGGTGCGGAATTTTAATCCGATCGCAACAGCTTTGTAAAGCCTTTTATCGTTTATTGTCTGTACAAAATTTGTTTGCAGCAGCAAGGCGAGGTAATATGACGCCCAAATTTCCTCTATACACAAAGCATACTGAGAAAACCATGCGCATTATTGGTATTGAAACCTCCTGTGACGAGACTGGCATCGCGATTTATGATGATGAGAAAGGTCTGTTGTCACACAAGCTTTACAGTCAGGTAAAGCTGCACGCGGATTATGGTGGCGTGGTGCCAGAGTTGGCTTCACGCGATCATGTGAAGAAAACCATTCCTCTTATTAAAGAGGCACTAAAAGAAGCGAATCTTACCTCAAAAGACATTGACGGCGTGGCATACACGGCTGGTCCTGGTTTGGTTGGTGCTTTATTAGTTGGTGCAACCATTGGTCGAAGTATTGCTTATGCATGGGGTGTACCTGCGGTACCTGTTCACCATATGGAAGGTCACTTACTGGCACCTATGCTAGAAGATAACCCGCCTCCGTTCCCATTTGTTGCTGTATTGGTATCGGGCGGTCACTCGATGATGGTGGAAGTAAAAGGAATTGGTGAGTACCAGATCCTTGGCGAATCCATCGATGATGCGGCCGGTGAAGCGTTTGATAAAACGGCTAAGCTGATGGGCTTGGATTACCCAGGTGGGCCATTACTGTCTAAGCTAGCTGAGAAAGGCACGCCGGGGCGCTTTAAGTTCCCGCGTCCGATGACAGACCGACCAGGTCTGGATATGAGCTTCTCTGGTTTGAAGACGTTCACGGCGAACACCATTGCGGCAAATGGTGATGATGAGCAAACGCGCGCTGATATTGCACTGGCTTTTGAAGAAGCGGTATGTGCGACGTTAGCGATTAAGTGTAAGAGAGCACTTGAACAGACCGGTATGAAGCGTATCGTCATTGCCGGTGGTGTGAGTGCAAACCGCCGTCTGCGTGCAGAACTGGAAAAACTGGCGAAGAAAGTAGGTGGGGAAGTGTACTACCCTCGTACTGAGTTCTGTACTGACAACGGCGCAATGATCGCTTACGCTGGTATGCAACGTCTGAAAAACGGTGAAGTATCTGACTTGTCAGTGGAAGCAAGACCTCGCTGGCCGATTGATCAACTAACGCCGATCGCTTAAGTCGATTTATCCTAGGGTCTGTTGACCTTTCGAGCTGATTTTTGCAGCAATTTGTGGGTTCTTTATACAAGGCAGAGGCTTTGAAATGTAGTTATTCTACTTGATAAGCCGATAACGCAGTAGAAGGGAGCCACAAATGCTGCCCGAAGGGTTCGGCTAAAAGCGTTTTACTCTTTGTTGAGAGGTGTTTGCTTAGAATGACTAGGCTACAAACCTCTCGCCGCGATTAAAACGCTTTTATCTCGAACAAAATTTAACCGCGAAAGGTCAACAGACCCTACTAGGCCTCTACTGATAGAGGCCTTTTTTACTGATGAGATATTTGTACTCAGAATCGCTGAATATTGTAATTGCCTGTGAGTGTTTGGTCCACTGACAAGACCGGATAGAAAAAGAAGTAATGGATATAGCAATGAATAAGTTTGAAATTGAAGGGCAGCAACTCGCTTACCTGGATAAAGGGGAAGGTTCTGTTCTTCTGTTTGGTCACAGTTATTTGTGGGACAGCCAGATGTGGGCTCCGCAGGTGGAAATACTGAGCCAGTTTTATCGCTGTATCGTGCCTGATTTATGGGCACACGGTGAGTCAGAGGCAGCACCTGCATCGACTCGTTCGCTGGTCGATTATGCACAGCAGATGTTGTCTCTGATGGATCACTTGCAGATAGAAGAGTTCTCTATTGTTGGTTTATCTGTAGGCGGCATGTGGGGGGCTGAGTTAACGGCTCAGGCACCGCAGCGAGTGAAGTCTCTGGTTCTGATGGATACGTTTATTGGCTGGGAGCCGGAAATCACCCTCAAGAAATACTCTGAGATGCTAGATAGCATCAATCAGGTTCAGTCAGTACCCGAGAGTGTTATTGAAGCCGTGGCACCACTTTTCTTTGCTAACAATGCAGAGCAAGATAACCCTGAGCTCATTGCGTCATTTAAGCGAAGCTTACAAGAGCTCCAAGGTGAGCGCGCTGTCGAAGTGGCTCGGATTGGTCGTATGGTATTTGGCCGACGAGATGTTATTGAAGATTCGGAAAAGTTTGCATTACCTACGTTAATCGCCGTTGGCCGTGAGGATAAGCCTCGTCCGGTATTTGAATCTTATCTGATGAATGATTGTATTACTGGGAGTGAACTGGTGGAGATTCCGGAAGCCGGCCACATCAGTTCGCTAGAACAACCGGAATTCGTCAATCAGATGTTGCTGAGCTTCTTGGCTAAAGTCCACGGTTAAGGTTAGTTACAATCGCTTAAAGTTTCTAATAGGGTCATCCCAGCGAGCCCTGGCGAGACTAGGAATCTAATATCAGCGCACTGAAAAAAATATAGAAATACTATCTGGCAATAGAGTGTTCGGATAGAAGATCCTGAATCACGCTCCTTCGTCGCGGTTCAGGATGACAAGAGGCCACTTGCTTTTAAACGAGCGGTATTAATACAAGAACTCGGCATTATGCCGAGTTTTTTTCACTCAGCTTCTTTTGGCCAATTTTAGGCTCTTCACCAGACAATAAGCGGCGGATGTTCTGATGGTGTTTGAACACAATCAGACAGCACAGCATAGCAACAGGCAAAGTGTAGTGTGGCTTGAACATCCAGGTATAGAAAGGCGTAAGCAAAACAGTGACCAGTGCTGCTAGTGATGAATAGCGAAATAAGAGCGCTACCGATAGCCAGGTCAGCATAACTAATGCGGTGAGGTCCAGCCCGATCGGAGCAATCGCCCCCAGTGCTGTAGCTACACCTTTTCCGCCTTTAAAATGGAAGAAAATAGGGTACATATGGCCAAGGCAGGCTGCGATAGCAATTACACCTAGGATAATAGGTCCGATACCGAGAAAGTAGCCTCCCCACACAGGGATGGTACCTTTCAGCATGTCACATAGTAGCACTGATATGGCTGCGCCTTTTCCACCAATACGCAACACATTCGTTGCTCCCGGGTTGTTGGAGCCAACTTTACGCGGATCTGGCAGTTTTAACAGGCGACAAATCAACACCGCACTGGATATAGAGCCCAGTAAGTAAGCGGCGATTGTCATTATAAGTGCCTGTGCGTCCATAGAAGTCCTTGAGGGAGTGGAATTTAATGCTCAGTTCCAGCGTAGTTGCTATCATAGCGCGAATCTGCTTAGAGCAGAAATACTCTCTGCGAAGTAACTTGCATTATGTGAGTACCTGTTTATAAAGGTACTTCGCGGTTTTATACCTAAGCTGGATTGCAATGAACTCAAAGCGATCGTACTTAGGTATTGAATATTACGATCAAATTGCCCTCGACGGGTATCCGACCTCTGAAACAGAAGGACATAAGATGGCTCTGGATAAAGTGTTTATTGAACAACTAGAAGTTATCACCACGATTGGCGTGTACGACTGGGAACAACAAATTAAGCAAAAGTTGGTGCTGGATATTGAAATGGCACACGATAACAAACCAGCGGGAAAAAGTGATGATGTTCAGGATGCGCTAGATTACTCGCAAGTCAGTGAGGCGGTTCTTAATCATATTGAAAATGGCCGCTTTTTACTGGTTGAGCGAGTAGCAGAAGAAGTTGCCGAACTGATTATGCAGCGTTTCTCCGTTCCTTGGGTGAAGATTCGTCTGGCAAAACCGGGTGCCGTTGCGCAAGCTCGTGCTGTTGGGGTAGTGATTGAACGAGGTCAGGCATGATCACCGCTTATATCGGTGTAGGTACAAACATAGACAGAGAGCAACATGCTCTGGTTGCTTACCAGGAGCTGCAAAAGCTTGGTGAAGAACTACTGGTATCTCCGATATATGAATGCGAGCCGATTGGCTTTAGTAGTCAGAATTTCTACAACTTTGTAATTGTTTTTCGCACTGACTTATCACTAGAAGAGTTGAGATATCAACTCCGTGAGATTGAGTTAAAGTGGGGACGTGAGGAAAATGCACAAAAGTATCAGGATCGGACACTGGATCTCGATATAGTTTTGTTCGGTGAGTACGTATCGAAGCAAAACCCTGAATTACCTCGCAGCGATATTTACAAATATCCTTTTGTCACAAAGCCTTTGTATGATCTCGAGCCTCATTTAGTCATCCCCGGTGATGGCCGTACGGTCGCAGATATCTGGCATGCGATGCAGCCGGTGGATTCACTTACGCCTGTTTCTTTTTCACTTTCAATTTGAGTTAATGACATGAGTTATTTTGAAGCCTTTATTTTGGCTCTTATCCAAGGACTGACGGAGTTTTTGCCAATTTCCAGCTCTGCGCACCTGATTTTACCTTCCGCGATTCTTGGCTGGGAAGATCAGGGGCTGGCATTTGATGTGGCAGTGCATGTCGGAACGCTAATGGCAGTCGTGATTTACTTCCGTCATGAAGTGATCACTTTGTTTCGGGCTTTGTTTGCGTCGATCTTCAAAGGTGATCGCAGCAAAGAAGCGAAACTGGCATGGATGATCGTAATTGCCACGATTCCGGCTTGTGTGTTTGGCTTACTGATGAAAGACATCATTGAAGTCTATTTGCGTAGTGCGTATGTCATCGCAACAACGACAATCGTATTTGGCTTACTGCTTTGGTGGGCGGATAAAAACGCAAAACTTGTGGCAGACGAATATCAGACTGGCTGGAAGAAAGCGCTGTTTATCGGTATTGCTCAGGCATTAGCAATGATACCGGGTACTTCGCGCTCTGGCGCAACTATTACGGCTGCACTTTACCTTGGCTTTACCCGTGAGGCTGCTGCTCGTTTCTCATTCCTGATGTCGATTCCAATCATCACGCTTGCCGGTAGTTACTTAGGCATGAAACTGGTGACCAGTGGTGAGCCAGTACATGTCGGCTTTTTGCTGACAGGAATAGTGACGTCGTTTGTGAGTGCGTACCTTTGTATCTACTTCTTCCTAAAGATGATTTCACGCATGGGCATGACACCGTTCGTGATTTACCGTCTTATTCTGGGTGTGGGCTTATTTGCTTTTTTGCTTAGTGCATAACAAAACGTCTGTTTTGCAGCTTGCTTAACCGCAAGCTGCATTACTACACTACTGTGTCATTTTGAACAGCGACGAAGGAGCGTGATTCAGAATCTTCTCACCAGTATTTTTGTCTCAGCTCATTCCTAGCACCTCTCAGCGCGCTGATAGTAGATTCCTAGTCTCGCGAAGGCTCGCTGGAATGACGGAGATAAGCTCAGTTCACTTATGTAACGCGATTCTTACTGCTTCAATCCGGCGCTTTTCTTGTTCATCGCGAATGGCCGGTCCTTTGAAACCATCTTTGATGATTGCCTGAACATCTACCGCGGCTGCGGCCTGGTAAGCCGTGGTGAAAATTTCAGCCTGCGGGTAAGGCTGCTCTTCCAGTCCTTTTCGCCCCGAGTGATCTGCCTGACAGCACAACAGAATATCCTGCAGGCGTTCGGCTTTTCTCCATACATCAAATTTATTGAGTACTTTGATGATGGTTTGTGGTTTTAACTCGGCAGCGCGGTGAATGTTAGAATGCTGCTCGCAGACCATTAGGGCTAAATCACGGAACTCGTTGGGTACACGCACCCGCTCACACAGTTTTTTTATCAGCTTTAAACCTGTATGACAGTGCATTTTGTGGCTTGGCCACTCACTCTTTGGTGTGACGCCTTTACCGAGATCATGAACTTGCGCGGCGAAGCGTACTGGCAGCGAAGAGCTAAGTTTCGCGGCTTGCTCCGCCACCATTAGGGTATGAATTCCGGTATCGATTTCAGGGTGCCATTTTTCAGGTTGAGGCACACCAAACAGCGCATCAATTTCTGGCAGTACAATGGCCAAAGCTCCACACTCACGCAATACAGACAGAAAGACATCGGGACGCGGTGAAGAGAGGGATTTATGCCATTCCTGCCAGACGCGCTCTGGTGTTAGTGTATCGAGCTCACCGGACTGGGACATATCCAGCATCAGTTGCATTGTCTCACCGGCTACTGTGAATCCGAATGGTGCGAGCTTGGCAGCAAAGCGGGCCACACGCAGGACCCTGAGCGGATCTTCGATAAAGGCATCGGAGACATGACGCAGAACCCGGCTGTTAAGATCATCTTGGCCGCCGTATGGATCGTACAGCTTGCCATTGTCATCCATTGCCATCGCATTGATGGTCAGATCGCGTCGTATTAGATCTTCTTCTAACGTTACATCCTGATCAAAGAAGCATTCAAAACCTGTATATCCGGTTCCTGACTTTCTCTCTGTTCGTGCAAGCGCATGTTCTTCTTTGTTCTGTGGATGAAGAAAAACGGGAAAATCTTTCCCGACAGCAGTGTATCCTTTGGCGAGCATCATTTCCGGTGTGGCACCAACCACAACCCAGTCATTATCATAACTCTCGATCCCGAGCAATTTGTCCCGTACGGCACCACCAACTAAGTAAACTTGCACGAATAACCTCTTAATTTACTGATATGTCGTTGGACATTGTAGCAAGCAATGGTACTTTTCTTTAATCTCAACAACAGATGTATTTTGTGTCTGATGGTTAAGCGGGCGGGTTTTTAGCTGGAGATCCTATGTATAAGGACTTTTTCGGGTTTGTAGAGCAACCTTTTTCGATTGTTCCAAGCTCACGTTATCTGTATCTGAGCCAACGGCATAAGGAGGCGATCACGCATTTAAAAGCCGGGCTGGGCGATGGTGGCGGATTTGCCATGCTCACAGGGGAAGTCGGTACGGGTAAAACCACGGTGGCGAAAGCGATGCTGGCGAACCTGGACGAAAGCACTAAGGCTGGCTTGATCCTTAACCCAACCTTTTCGACGCGGGACTTACTTGAGGCGATCTGCGATGAATTTAAGATTATCTACCCGCAAGATGCAACGCTGAAACAGCTAAGCCAAGTCATTCATAATTACCTGTTGAGCAACCACAATGCCGGTTGGCAGACTTTGCTGGTTATAGATGAAGCGCAACATCTAGCCTCTGAAGTTTTAGAGCAGCTGCGTCTTCTGACCAATTTAGAAACAGAGTCCCGAAAGCTGCTTAAAGTGCTTTTGGTCGGTCAGCCAGAGTTGCAGCGTTTATTGCAAACGACCCAGCTACGTCAGCTTGCACAACGTATTACCGGACGCTATCACCTGCTACCTCTTGATATAAATGAAACAGCGGATTACATCGCATTTCGATTGCATACTGCCGGTGGTGACCAACAGCTGTTCAGTCGTAGCTGTTGTAAGACAATTGCCAAATACAGCCACGGTATCCCGCGGCTGATAAACCTTATCTGTGATAAAGCGCTGTACATCAGTTATCAGCAAGGCAGTGTGGTTGTCGACAGACAGACAGTTTCAAACGCCTGTCATGAAGTTATGCAGTTTCAGGCTGATATTTATCAGCAGGGCAGCAAACCTCGCCCGTTTGTGCGCAGAACACTCACCTGGCCTACATGGGGCTCGGCGCTTATCGGTATAGCCGCAGCGTGTGGCGTCGGTTGGGCGGTAATCAATTATCCGGTACCACCAGTTTCACAGTTTTTACAACAAACGGTTTCGGTCGGCGCTTTAGACCGGGCAGTGGTGCCTGAGCAACTCAGCAATGATCAGCGTGAACAGCTGTTTTTACAGAAAGAATCGAATCTTTTGGTTAAAGAGCTATACCGTCTATGGGGGTATCACGCTTACATCGGAGATAGCCTCTGCTTATCTGAAGCGCTATCCACTATGGTATGTGAGCGAAAAGTGGCGACATGGCCAATGTTGATGGAACAAAGCAGGCCTGTAATTTTAGAGCTTAATGATCACGGTGAGACAGGCTATGTGATTTTATACGCTATCGGAAAGGATAAAGTCGAAGTGCTTAATGGTAAGCAACGTCTACGACTGCCGATCTCCTGGCTGACACCGATGTGGCAGGGTAATATCATTGAACTCTGGCAAGCGCCGCTCAAAGGTACATTACGTATGAATATGGAAGGGGCTGCAATTGAAGTGCTGGATCAATTACTTGCAGAAGCACTCAATGAAGCACCTTTAGGTAAGTCCATATTTGATACTGAGATGAAAAAACGTGTCGAGTACTTCCAGCGCATGCAAGGTATTGGGGTCGATGGTATTGCCGGACAGCTTACTCTGGATCGATTACAGCAAAGTGTGCAGCCTGAAGCGCCGTCTCTGGTAAGTATAGTTAGGGAGGACGTGTAGTGTCTGTTGTAAAACATACCAGCCTGTTACTTTTACCTGTTGGAGTTTCTGTCCTTGCTGCTGCTTACTATCTTGAGATGCAGAATGCAAAGACTGACACTAAAACTAAAGCCAATACTGCAGCCAGTATTCAGCGATTCCAAGTGCTCGATTACCCTGAAAGCAATAAACTGACTCAGCTGACAAGAGAGTGGCCAACTGCTGAGCATTCAGGTGGCACCGAAGCTAACTTACCGGCAGCAGAATATGTGAGCAGTACTGACAATTCCCCATCATCCCGTGTTAACGACGAAGAGTTAGGGTTATCTCTGGGGGATATCGACTTGTCTTCTCTGTCTCCCGGTTTAGCGATGAAGGTCGAGAATGCGCTTTCCGGTAAGGGTAAATCTGGTTTGCAACCCCCGACATCATTGAATGATCTGGAGGGCAATACTCAGCGATGGCGAGGGCGTCTTCCTGCGCTGAACTTACAGACGCATATGTATGCTAGTGATGCAAATCGCCGATGGGTAAAAATTAATAACGTCGAATATCATCAGGGGGAAGTGGTGGACGGCCAGGTGACGCTTAAAGAGATTCAACCGCAAGCGGTGATCGTCGAGTTTCAGGGCGAGCAGATCCGTATTCCTGCACTTTATGAGTGGCAAGGCTAATACTCTTACCGAGTCCCATATAAAAAAAGGCCACAATCTGTGGCCTTTATAGTATTTGTCCGTGAGCAATTATCTACTACGAATTGGTATTACTACGGTTGGTTATTAAGCCCAGCCGTTAGGAGAGCGCTTTCTGCGAGGAATAAGGTGAGGAAGGACCAAACCAAATAGCAGACCTACACCAGCAACACCACCACCATAGGTAAAGTATTTAAGCAGCATGTCATCTTTTTGCGTATCAAGCTTAGCGCGAAGTTCACGGTTCTCAGTCTCAACGGAAGTCAGCTGATCGCTGATTTCAGAGTACTTGTTCTCAAGCTCTGCGATTTGCTGGTTGCGCGTGTCCAGGGATTCCACCAGACCTGCTTTTTCTGTATCTGAAGTCTGACGAGCGTTTGCCAGTTGTTCTTTTACTTCAGCCAGCTCTTTTTCGATGCGAGGCAGGCGAATTGCCATGCTCTCTTTATTAGTGACAAATTTGCTTTGAACCCAGCCAGTACGACCACGGGAGTCACGTACTTGCGTGTATTCAGTCTCTTTGTTTACGTTGAGTAGTTGTACCTGAGAGCCAGCGTCAATACTACCAATGATGCGGTAAGTGTTATTTGGACCTGAGTGCATATAAGTGAATAGTTCATCAGCAATATAACGGTTTGCAGCTAGTGCTGTTGGCGCGGCTAGCAGAGTAAACAAAACCGTGATGATTAGTTTTTTCACAGTAAATCCCTTAACGATTTTTCTTGGATTAGCGTGGCCACCGAATGATTGGAGCCGGAATTAGGTGAATAGTATGCAGTTTCAAACGTTGGTGCAACAAAGAAGGGAGGCAATGCCTCCCTTTCTGTATGATTTTCGTCAATAATGACAAAACGCTAACATTCTACTGACGGATGTCTTTAAGCAAACATCGCCTGGATTGCGTAGAAGAATACCACGGCTAATAACGCACCAGCTGGTAGAGTAACAATCCAAGAAGCAACAATGTTACGTACTACGCCCAGGTTAAGGGCTGCGATACCACGAGCAAAACCTACCCCCAGAACCGCACCAACCAGTGTCTGTGTGGTTGAGATTGGCAGACCAGTACCAGATGCCAGAACTACTGTACATGCTGTTGCAAGCTGAGCGGCAAAACCACGGCTTGGTGTCAGTTCAGTGATGCCAGTACCAACAGTTGCCATTACTTTGTGACCCATTGTAGCAAGGCCGACAACGATACCGATACCACCCAGTGGAAGAATCCACCATGCGATAGTGCTTTTCGCGGTAACCTGACCCAAGTGTTCAACAGTAGATACTACCGCTGACAGAGGACCAATCGCGTTTGCTACGTCGTTTGAACCGTGTGCAAATGCCATTGCACAAGCGGTGATAACCATTAGCACACTGAAGATACCTTCAACACCAGAGAAGCCATGATCGTCTTCACGGTTAGCGAACTTCTTCTGAATGTAAACATAGCCGCCAGCCATCACTAGAGCTGATACCGCTGCTGACCACATCCATGCTTCGCCGTTAGTCAGGTGAAGACCAACGTGCTTCAGACCTTTTTTGATGGTTACCAGTGCAATCACCATAGTTGTGATAAACATGTATACCGGAACAAAGCGTTTAGCGTTGAATAATGGCTTTTCAGTATCGAAGATCAGGCGTTGAGCGCTGACAAAGATAACGTAAGCAAAGAAGCCTGAGATAACCGGAGTAATGATCCAACTACCTACAATCCCTTGAACACTGCCCCAGTCGACTGCTTCTGTACCTACCGATACACACGCAAAACCGATGATTGCACCGATGATAGAGTGTGTCGTTGACACAGGCCAGCCCATGTAAGACGCAAGCAGTAGCCAAGTACCAGCCGCTAGTAGCGCTGACATCATGCCGAAAACCAGAACATCAGGCTGGTGGGCAAATAGAGATGTTTCGATAACACCTTTACGGATAGTGTCGGTTACTTCACCACCTGCAAGATATGCACCCGCAAATTCGAAGATCATCGCAATGATGATAGCTTGTTTTACGGTTAGCGCTTTTGAGCCTACTGATGTACCCATCGCATTGGCAACGTCATTCGCACCAATACCAATAGCCATCATAAAACCAAAAACAGCTGCAACAATAATCAGGACAGTGCCGTAGTTCGCAAGGATATCCATCGTAATACCTAGTTGTTTTATAACAAGCGGAACACAATTCTGCGCGCGCCAAATCCACAGGAGATGAAAATGGTCATCGTCCCTAATGACACGTGCATATTATGCTCTTCGTTATGTCGTTAACTTATGTTTTAAGATCGAGACAGCATGACTTCCAAACGAGCACCTACGCGCTGCGCCTGGTCGGCAATACCACCTACCCATTCAAGAATCTTGTACAAGAACATGA is part of the Vibrio sp. B1FLJ16 genome and encodes:
- the dnaG gene encoding DNA primase codes for the protein MAGHIPRSFIDDLLARLDIVDIIDARVKLKKKGKNYGACCPFHNEKTPSFSVSQEKQFYHCFGCGVHGNAIDFIMEFERLDFVEAIEELASYLGLDVPREQRSGGGGQFQSGPQASSSEKRNLYDLMGSIAQFYRNQLKLPASKVAIEYLKDRGLSGEIVQKFGIGYVADEWDLVRKNFGQQKDAQDMLVTGGMLIENDKGNRYDRFRGRVMFPIRDRRGRVIGFGGRVLGDGTPKYLNSPETPIFHKGKELYGLYEVLQAYREPPRVLVVEGYMDVVALAQYGVDYSVASLGTSTTGDHIQMLFRQTNTVVCCYDGDRAGKEAAWRALENALQYLKTGNTLKFLFLPDGEDPDSYVRKYGKDAFEQQIEQATPLSNYLFDNLIELHQINLGNNEGKSALRAYASALIDKIPDPYFQELLEKLLDERTGFDNRLRQARKKVNEARPQPHKEIKRTPMREVIALLIQNPSYAQMVPDLASVRDLSIPGLSLFVDVLEKCSAHPNINTGQLLEHWRNSQNEALLSRLASWDIPLDEDNQEEIFLDSLDKIIAQCVEKQIENLQAKARSVGLSAEEKRELLALMLDLKA
- a CDS encoding GatB/YqeY domain-containing protein; this translates as MALIDQLKEEQKLAMKAKDKLRLGTIRLALAAIKQREVDEQITLNDDDILAVLTKMVKQRRDSVSQFEAAGRQDLADAEQAEITVLEDFMPQPLTDEEVATLIEKAIAESGAAGMQDMGKVMGVLKPQIQGRADMGKVSGLVRAKLA
- the rpsU gene encoding 30S ribosomal protein S21, whose amino-acid sequence is MPVVKVRENEPFDVALRRFKRSCEKAGILSEVRRREHYEKPTTVRKRAKAAAQKRHAKKLARENARRVRLY
- the tsaD gene encoding tRNA (adenosine(37)-N6)-threonylcarbamoyltransferase complex transferase subunit TsaD; amino-acid sequence: MRIIGIETSCDETGIAIYDDEKGLLSHKLYSQVKLHADYGGVVPELASRDHVKKTIPLIKEALKEANLTSKDIDGVAYTAGPGLVGALLVGATIGRSIAYAWGVPAVPVHHMEGHLLAPMLEDNPPPFPFVAVLVSGGHSMMVEVKGIGEYQILGESIDDAAGEAFDKTAKLMGLDYPGGPLLSKLAEKGTPGRFKFPRPMTDRPGLDMSFSGLKTFTANTIAANGDDEQTRADIALAFEEAVCATLAIKCKRALEQTGMKRIVIAGGVSANRRLRAELEKLAKKVGGEVYYPRTEFCTDNGAMIAYAGMQRLKNGEVSDLSVEARPRWPIDQLTPIA
- a CDS encoding alpha/beta hydrolase is translated as MNKFEIEGQQLAYLDKGEGSVLLFGHSYLWDSQMWAPQVEILSQFYRCIVPDLWAHGESEAAPASTRSLVDYAQQMLSLMDHLQIEEFSIVGLSVGGMWGAELTAQAPQRVKSLVLMDTFIGWEPEITLKKYSEMLDSINQVQSVPESVIEAVAPLFFANNAEQDNPELIASFKRSLQELQGERAVEVARIGRMVFGRRDVIEDSEKFALPTLIAVGREDKPRPVFESYLMNDCITGSELVEIPEAGHISSLEQPEFVNQMLLSFLAKVHG
- the plsY gene encoding glycerol-3-phosphate 1-O-acyltransferase PlsY, which produces MDAQALIMTIAAYLLGSISSAVLICRLLKLPDPRKVGSNNPGATNVLRIGGKGAAISVLLCDMLKGTIPVWGGYFLGIGPIILGVIAIAACLGHMYPIFFHFKGGKGVATALGAIAPIGLDLTALVMLTWLSVALLFRYSSLAALVTVLLTPFYTWMFKPHYTLPVAMLCCLIVFKHHQNIRRLLSGEEPKIGQKKLSEKNSA
- the folB gene encoding bifunctional dihydroneopterin aldolase/7,8-dihydroneopterin epimerase produces the protein MALDKVFIEQLEVITTIGVYDWEQQIKQKLVLDIEMAHDNKPAGKSDDVQDALDYSQVSEAVLNHIENGRFLLVERVAEEVAELIMQRFSVPWVKIRLAKPGAVAQARAVGVVIERGQA